The following coding sequences are from one Pseudopipra pipra isolate bDixPip1 chromosome 16, bDixPip1.hap1, whole genome shotgun sequence window:
- the FAHD1 gene encoding acylpyruvase FAHD1, mitochondrial: MASSRPLSRFWEWGRNIVCVGRNYAEHAKEMGSALPAEPLFFLKPSSAYVREGSPILRPYYCRNLHHEVELGVVIGKRAQAVSQEAAMEHVAGYALCLDMTARDTQEECKKKGLPWTLAKGFGSSCPVSDFVPKEKIPDPHKLQIWLKVNGKLRQEGDTSSMIFSIPYLISYISQVFPLEEGDLILTGSPKGVGSVEANDEIEAGIKDVLSMRFKVAQQTRGS; encoded by the coding sequence ATGGCCTCCTCCAGGCCCCTGTCCCGCTTCTGGGAGTGGGGCAGGAACATCGTGTGCGTGGGGCGCAACTACGCGGAGCACGCCAAGGAGATGGGCAGCGCCCTGCCCGCGGAGCCGCTCTTCTTCCTCAAGCCTTCCTCGGCCTACGTGCGCGAAGGGTCGCCCATCCTCCGGCCCTACTACTGCCGCAACCTGCACCACGAGGTGGAGCTGGGGGTGGTCATCGGCAAGAGGGCCCAGGCCGTGTCCCAGGAGGCTGCCATGGAGCACGTGGCGGGATATGCCCTGTGCCTGGACATGACGGCCAGGGACACGCAGGAGGAGTGCAAAAAgaaggggctgccctggaccTTGGCCAAGGGCTTCGGCTCCTCCTGCCCGGTCAGTGACTTTGTGCCCAAGGAGAAGATCCCAGaccctcacaagctgcagatcTGGCTCAAGGTGAACGGaaagctgaggcaggagggggaCACCTCCTCCATGATCTTCTCCATCCCTTACCTCATCAGCTACATCAGTCAAGTATTCCCCCTGGAAGAAGGGGACTTGATTTTGACAGGGTCTCCCAAAGGAGTTGGGTCCGTGGAGGCCAACGATGAGATAGAGGCTGGGATCAAGGATGTGCTCTCCATGCGGTTTAAGGTGGCGCAGCAAACACGGGGATCCTAA